Below is a genomic region from Raphanus sativus cultivar WK10039 chromosome 4, ASM80110v3, whole genome shotgun sequence.
AAAGTAACTCCCTGTGGAAGGATCTAGctgttttagataaaaaatctgaaatctgattGCGCGCTCGAGGAACATAAGAATCTTGAAATCCGGGAAGCAGATCAGTAACGTTTCTATCTTCTCCAGCTCCGTGGCAAAGTTTGGCCAAGCGTGAGAATCCTTGATCATAGCAATCAGATCCTTGCAGTCTGTACCGAAGCTCTGGCATGTAGAATATTAaagcatattctccatcgtcCATCGCAGTGCTTCTACTTCGAATGTAATGCTGATTCTCGCCTAGGTATATTTCGTGTTCCTATGAGTTGAAGATTCTCACCACTATTCATCTAGACCCATCCACAGTCACTGAATTACTCATGTCCTGTCCAGGATCCATCTAGTAAGCAGATATTACCCAAGCTTAAGATTTGGGATTCCTCATCATTGCTCCCTTGTATCACTGATGGCGCCATATCGTTTACAGCAAACCGAACCTGACATTTGTTTTCAGCATATTTTACTAGTTCCAGAGGATACCTATCCGGAAATATTCATTAATCAACAGTCTCAATGAGCATAAAATTATGTATGACAGACAGGTACAACATATATATGGAGAGGGCGCGCGTGAACTCGTTTTTAGACCATGTCCAGAATATACAACACTTTGCAATTGTTTATTTCCACTCGACTaacttccttttctttttttttttgctaaaactactAACTTCCTTTTCCCCTTCAACTATTTGAATTTGTATTGGAGTAAATTAAAATGCAATGGGATACACGCTGCCAGTTTTTTAATGGAACTTCGAGATATATTTTTTCTGTACGCAACTCAGAAAACATAAGCAGTAAAGTTCCAAAACATACATAATTGGCTTATACTGAAGTAAACATTTAAGAGTCTCAAGTTTTCAAACTCGATGACTCCTGTAAAACGAATAACTAAGGGATTCACTATCTAGATTGTATTAAACAATAAGGCATAGTCAGcacaaatatttattagaatCTTCAAAAATTCCAATTTTGGGTTTTCTTTTAGCTTTTAGTAAGTGTCATGGCTCATATGTTCGTGTGTGAAAAAGCAGAGAACGGCAAGTTTACGGGGGATTGGCTATTTTCCCGCTAtgcatataaattttattgtaatttGACTGGTtgaaaatcatcaaaaataCTTGTATAGTCAGGGTTCAAATCTTCTTATTGTAATTTGAATCATCTGCTATACAAAATGATGATGGTAGAAGAGAACGCAAGGATGGCTATATAGGTTTGATGTGAGTTTCActgattatttaaaattatattaaaagtacttcaaaatgtgaatataattatttttttaagtttaataaattattattagatCTAACTTCACTCACATAAAATTTTCTACATGTCCTTGAAGTATTGTTACCCAAACAATAATCGAATCACATGAATAAATTATGGGTGTGACTGACTATAAAATTAGAGTACATATTTATTCTAAATTCAGTTTTTACTCCTAATTCAAAAAGAACTTTGTCATTCAAATGAAAACAATTTCCAGCCGAGACTAGAGTAATGTGAGATTCATcgattatttaaaattatattaaaagtaattcaaaatgtgaatataattattttcaagtttcataaattattatcaGATCTAACTTCACTCACATAAAATTTTCTACGTGTTCTTGAAGTATTGTTACCCAACAATAATCGAATCACATGAATAAATTATGGTTGTGATTGACTATAAAATTagagtaaatatttattataaattcaGTTTTTACTCCTAATTCAAAAAGAACTTTGTCATTCAAATGAAAACAGTTTCCAGCCGAGACTAGAGTAAATTTTACTTCCACTTTAAATAAATGGAAAACATTACTCCAATTTGTTTAAACTTCTTTTAATTTCTTGTCCGTCTCATTTTTTCTACAGTTTTATTCTGTTACTAACCAGTCACATTCTATAGGACGATATTGATACCTTAGTTTTCATGAGTATCAAATCAATgccaaaaataagaaaaaagagtaATGGAGGAGGGTCAAATGTGCCTTAACGGCGCCGTATCAACGGGTACCATCGGCTGATGTCATGTGGCAGAGAATGATACCTGGAGAGTGGAGTACTTCTGACACGTGTCAACCTGATGGCGTCAGATCTTTGCCGTCCGATCATAGCATTTCTCTTCGTGAGTTTTCAGATTCCGCTTTTCTTCCATTGGTCTCTtgcattaaatattttataaaataatatacttttttgtcaacttgTAAAATAATACACACATTCAACTTTTATATAACAGAAgtataaattcatttaaaattatgttatattaaaaaatgatatgaaaaacaaaaaaaaataatttacgaTAGTTAAAAGGGCATGATCAATAAACCTAgatttctttatgtttcttaaATCATGTTTCAATGTAAGAATACATTGGAAAATATTGGGCATCTCGCAACAAATAAATGACCACGAgaaaataatccaaaatatGTTTCAAGTTCAAACCATTTTGTTCAGTGgaccaaaaaaattatcttattgTTATCTTCTTTATTGTCTGGTTCTTTAGTACACAGTTCTCTTATTCGATATGATTATTACATAAGATGTCACAAGCctaaaacatgttttcttttttcataaatatgttatttatgtCTTCCTCCggcaaaatatattatttatgtctCTGTCTACATGTTGTCGATTCATTACCATTGCTGTGATGTCAAGAAAGATGAAACAGCCTGGAAAACGTAATGAGGGGAAGAGAGTAGAATCTAGAAAAGACCAGTGTAACACTGAAACGGACTGATTGAAATAGTTATAAAGGTCAATTCTGAGCTTTTTAAAATCCTTTTACGTTCATTGGTTCTTTGTCTAAAAATCTGTTCGAGTTGAGAACTACATACAAAAGGAATATGTAAAAGGGTCAAGAAGATTCTGCAGCagatattaattaatttggTAGTTATAAGTTAACCAGAGCTGATTTTTGGACCAGACCTAAtgaaacatctatattattaaaaaagtacaaaatagaaatactccttaattttactatttatttacaataGAATGCCACTGAAATAATTCTtgaatctatatttaaatatatttatctttttcaatttaattaatagatttaagcatttaatatatttttctaatttaaataatagatttctttagtcaaatcttaaccaaataaattttctaatatattttcgtactaacataatattttgatatttactaatgataaataataaaataaaaaattacacatcataatcaagttatataacatataaataaaatataaagtaatttattcatatattattagtataatgctttcataatataagtccaattagttattatatgatttgtctaTATGATTCACTGTGATATAATAAatgattaaaatcacaaaatataattattttaaagtagtaaataaaattgttatgttttaaattttatattaacaattatgtaataaattttaaattaaatatatatatatatagagtataccattagtacaaagaaaaaatttaaagtgaaaacaaatatttatacggtcacggatcaaactctagaaataaacaaaaatagaacaatattatttttgtttaacaattttattttaatacagattatagtttcaaatatgttaatatattttatgtatttataaatttattttctttgttttaaggGATGCtaggaattgaaaaaaaattatgatccacctctatattattttagttagaaaattaaaaatttatatcagatttattaaatttttaattttagtttttattataactgaaaagattaattttcaatctaaatttatatttaaatattacaaatacatcatttagtataaataaaaaattaagaatataaaataaatacagtCTAGTCGAGtaggtcaagatctagttatcttTAAAACTTCGAAATTATTTGAAAagcaaaaaaagattttcttaGATTCACTGACGCAATGATGATCGAGGATCAGTTAGTTCCACCGCTTGGATACATACTGCCGCATGAAGGGCAACTTGTTCATCTTCAATTTCATTTGCCGCATGTTTTGTCAACACCAAGAATagagattttaaaagaaatgaaTGTATTTGTTCATGTTTCTATGCTAGTTTTGAGTTTGAATTTCTTTTATCAAGAATAGagattttaaaacaaatgaaTGTATCTGTTTGTGTTTCTATGCTGGTTTTCGAGTTTGAATTTCTTTTAAGAAGACTTAAAAGAACTAGGCctgcgattttttttttgtcatcatccGCGATTTCAGTTTTCTGAAACTGAACTTTCAGTTTTCCAAAACTGAATTTTCAGTTTTCGgttaaccaaaattttgataacCAATTCCAAAATTAACCGAATTAGATTTTGGTTTGATTACCagttaattttggtttttactatatttccgaaaataaccaattttttggtttttgattaatttcggtttaattttattaaaatttttggatagttttgtttaaatttgGGTTATTTCAGTTGAATTCGGTTcaagttttttgttattttcagtttttcaaatatatattttttttgaaaaacaaaaaccaaaccgaacaaaaaacccaaattaTTTCTCAAAATCATACTGAAATAAACCGAATTCAAACCGTAACCGAACTAAAAACCTAAATTATTGGCTGGTTTGTTTCGCTGTTGCGGTTCGTGACAAAAACCGCAGGGCTATTGAAAACTGTCGAAGTAAATCTTCAAGATGTGGACTCACTCAATGGacaaaaaacaagaaacaaaaattataagGCTGGACAATCGGGATCCGGTCAACGGATCAAgttttggtttgagtttagtTGGATTTTGGGTTATTGGATTcgtgaattttattaaatttgtgtATTTGGTTCCCTTAAACCATATTGTTgttattcaaaataattttggaaaactcGCTACTATCCTCTTTGAAATATACGTGATAATATTAGACAGATCATAATTCATGACGAACCAAAGTTATGTATGAATGAGAATCATACATAACCAAACGTAACAAACTAAATTAACATAAGGAGCACTATTTAAATCCTTTTCTGTAAcacaatatttaaattttgaaacagcattttttaaacttcaaaagCAAATTTACTCAAAATTTCAAATGTAGTtgtcaaaacataaaaacactaaactgttcaaataaaaaaatatatattcgaGTAACTATTTGAATTAATTATCATGtaatacataattattttaggtattcaataatattttagtgtGTGTTACATACATACTATGGATTGAGATATAATTTGGTAAAAGTTTTTGTGGGATTCTGAATTTTCTGgattttttttgataatgaATTCAATTcgatttagatttatttttatcaggTTGAAATCAAATCAGATTTTTGGTTTCTGTCTTTTTTCTAGCCTTAAAAAGATTTATAGAAACCACTGAAATTTTATTCTCTCgtcgaaaaaataaaattacagtTTCAGTAACTGTTAGAATCAcactctttgattctcttaagAGGGACATAAATATCGAAAAATAGATTACCTTCATTTGAAAAATTTACAGTATAACTAATAACCTTCATTTGAGAAACTAACAGTGTGAATAATAGTTTTTGGTTAATTTCTTAAATATGATGTCATCTTCGTATATTGAGTTCAATTCTCATACACAAATCTGACTTCAAAAATTGACTTAAACGATAgaatttattgataaaaacaGTTGGTTGCATTCTCAACTTGTCATTATTATTGCATATCTTAAATTTTACGATTATCTCATGTAGCGTTAGATTTATATTACTTTCCAGGATTTGTTTAGATTAATTTccattttttatcaaaaaagattaatttccATTTTAAATGAGTTAACCTTCAATAAATAATAGCCCCCGTGTccaaccaaaacataaaaaaaaacaataaccgtgtcaaacatcaaaatatctCTTTTTCTGTTCGGTTTATTACATCTCTGGCCCTTTACTTGGAACACATTCACTTCTACTTTCCTTGATCATCACAAACACATCAGATTCTCTCCTCTCCTCCTGATCCCAAAGATATGCAGCAAGACCCGAACTCCAGACCCGCCCCCGGGTATCCATACCCGTATCCGCCTCCACAGCCCGCCAACGGTTACCCTCCCAACCCCGGAACCGCCTACCCCTACCAAAACCACAACCCTTCTTACTACCCGCCCCCTCCTCAGCCGCCTAGTCCACGCGCCGTCCTAATCCGCCGCCTCTTCACCGCCTTCACCGTCCTCCTCCTCATCCTAGGCATCATCCTCTTCATCTTTTTCATCGTCGTCCGTCCCCAGCCGCCGACCGTCTACCTCAACTCCCTCTCCGTCTCCAACTTCACCGTCGCCGACAACCGCCTCACCGGGAAATGGGACCTCCGGCTCCAGTTCCAGAACCCCAACTCCAAGATGTCGCTCCACTACGACGACGTCCTGTGCACTCTGCACCGCGGCCGCGAGACTCTCTCCGAGACGCGTCTGCAGCCGTTCGATCTCGGGACGAAGGATCAGGCTCCCTTCAACGCGACGCTCTCCGTCTCCGGGACCTACGTCGACGGTCGGGTGGTTGATTCGATCGGGAAGGAGAGGGCCGAGAAAGGGAGCGTGGAGTTCGATCTGAGGGTGGATTCTTTGGTTACGTTCCGGTATGGAGTGTACCGGAGGAGGAGATACGTTACTGTTTTCTGCGATGACGTGGCGGTTGGTGTCGGAGGGAATAGTACTTCGGGGAACATGGTTGGATTGGGTATGAGATGTAAACCTTATTGATGATAGAAAATGAGTTTCTTTTGTTCCTCCTGGAGTATCGAGAATATGAATTTGCTTACATTTAggagtttttataaatttaacaaattcCTTGGTGCTATCAAGTGCTTattattaagatatttttttgtggTTCTGACATGATGTGCTATTCTTGATTTTCAACTTTCGCCCTGCTATGATACCTCGAAAGATGATTTACTTTTGAGATTGTATCAAGATTGGATCATCAGGTTTCAGTAATAAGCCAAAAGGGATATGCTTACTAGGAACATGAACAAATGGCTTACATCCAAAAGACTTTCAAATAGCCATAAGAAACGTTCTTAATGGTTCAGACTCTCACTGTTGAATCTCAAATCCACTGAATGACGAAGGCCTTCATTTtgactataaaaaaaaacatttttagtaGTCTAGGCTCTTATCATTGAATCTCAAATCTCAATACTAGCCTCATAGATTAATATCAATTGTATACTCTCAAATTTAATTCTCTCCAACTAAACTGATTGGTTTATCTAGTAGGGGGAACACCAAAACCACTAACTCAGCACTTGTTAATAATCAAAATCTTAAGGACTAATGAGAGAGACAATGAAGTGAAAAGCTATGTTTCCAAGTGGTTACGTCGTTAGATCACAATACAGAGAAACCGAAGCACACAGGAAGTAGCAAAATTGCATAACAAATGAAGGCCAAGAATGTTTGaaagaaataattaaatagaATTATGTATAGCTTATAATGATTTGAAGGAAGATATCTCCTATGTATAAAAGAGTTTCATTTCTAAGTGCTTAAGGTATGCCACATAgaactaaaaaaataacattcaacagaattataaaaatttaaaatatttctaaaacatattaaaaataaatgtagcttaaaatgtattttatatattacagaactcaatttaaaaattaaaatatattataagttGGATTGTATGTTGTTTTTGATCatactaattttatatttatttgagtACTAAGTTTATGAATGGTAAACCTGTAACAAATGTATCAGATAAATGTTTAATGAATGATGATGATTGTGTAAGTTATTAAAATGTTATGTTAACATCTATAATACGTATATGCTTacaaaaaatagtatatgattttattttaaactgtTTCAGTATCATGGAATCgagtataattataaaaatattatatttaatattatatataattttaaattaaccattaaatatataataaaataaataaaaataaatattaataaagataaaaaatctaaaattatgaTGTATGCttttcttaatcaaaatattgcAGAATTATTTTTACACAGCTTCGGTACCAAAAACCAAATTTAACTTCAACAACACAATAACCACTATTAGAAGCTGcagaccaaaaaaataaaatgtagctACCAAAACACCACTCCTAAACACATCAACTTGTGATAAAGATAATCTCTtcaagttattaaaaataataataacaaagcACCAACCAAGCTATccccatctttttttttgttagacaTTCTTCGTTTTTTGATCATTatgtaacttttaaaaatattaacattttttattattaaaaaaataaaatttatggtACATAGTGCGGAAAAAGAATCATCTGTAGTTAACACATAAAAGGAAATTTTATGTACTAAATTCAGTATTTTAACTATTGTCGAGGTAACATTTGTCCACAACTGCAAGTGTTATACGGTTATATACCgcataattgtattttatttttttagaaaaattccAGAACCATAATTTTTCCATTTCTCCAATTGTGTATTCTTTACAAATCTTGAATTTAGAATGTTTCCAAAACCATCATTCTCAACTCTAAGAGTTCTCTAATTTAATTACAAATAAACCTGCGTTTCATTGTGCTATAGAACTACTCCAAGTTAATTACAAAGTTCCGTAAGAATTAAGAAGTTAAGCTGACTTTAGCATCTAAACATTTTCTCTTCTACTTTCCTTGATCACAAACAAATCAGATTCTCTCCTCTCCTCCCCTCCGGATCCCTAGATATGCAGCAAGACCCGAACTCCAGACCCGCCACCGGTTATCCTTACCCGTATCCGCCTCAACAACCCGCCAAC
It encodes:
- the LOC108838525 gene encoding NDR1/HIN1-like protein 10 — encoded protein: MQQDPNSRPAPGYPYPYPPPQPANGYPPNPGTAYPYQNHNPSYYPPPPQPPSPRAVLIRRLFTAFTVLLLILGIILFIFFIVVRPQPPTVYLNSLSVSNFTVADNRLTGKWDLRLQFQNPNSKMSLHYDDVLCTLHRGRETLSETRLQPFDLGTKDQAPFNATLSVSGTYVDGRVVDSIGKERAEKGSVEFDLRVDSLVTFRYGVYRRRRYVTVFCDDVAVGVGGNSTSGNMVGLGMRCKPY